The DNA sequence CCATGCCTGACTTCCCGCGCCGATCCTCCAACGGGGGCGATCCGTCGCTGCCCGAGATCAGCCACACCGACCGTCTTCTCGACGCGCTCGCGATGGAGCAGCCGGTCTACTCGAACGAGCCCGGCGAGGCCGAACTGGCCTATCTGCTGGCCGGCTGGCGCGACGAAGTGCGGCAGGCGCCCATGTCGACCGTCGTCACGCCGCGCGATGCGGCGATCGCTCTGGACCGCGCCACCTCGACCGAGCGTCGGGCCACCCAGCGCCGCCGGTTCTCACTGGCCGTCGTCGGATCGGTGGCCGCCGCGGTGCTGTGCCTCGGCGGTTTCGGCTCGGTGGTCTACGGCGCCGGACCGGGTGATCCGCTCTACGGTGTGCGCACGATGCTGTTCGGTGAACAGCAGGCGACCCGCGACGATCAGGTCGCGCTCGCGGCCCAGACGCAGATGGCACAGGTCGAGCAGCTCATCGCCCAGGGCGACTGGGCGGCCGCGCAGAACAAGCTGCAGACGCTCACCACCACCGTCGCGGCGGTGGGGGACACCGACCGTCAGCAGGAGCTCGTCGACCAGTGGCAGCAGTTGTCGGTGAAGGTCGAGACCCGCGACCCGAAC is a window from the Mycolicibacterium litorale genome containing:
- a CDS encoding anti-sigma-D factor RsdA; this translates as MPDFPRRSSNGGDPSLPEISHTDRLLDALAMEQPVYSNEPGEAELAYLLAGWRDEVRQAPMSTVVTPRDAAIALDRATSTERRATQRRRFSLAVVGSVAAAVLCLGGFGSVVYGAGPGDPLYGVRTMLFGEQQATRDDQVALAAQTQMAQVEQLIAQGDWAAAQNKLQTLTTTVAAVGDTDRQQELVDQWQQLSVKVETRDPNATVPPDAPPVVLPEVPSDLPLPVLLSPDATSPSSTSPVDATTPSSTEPSVTTTESPSSTPPPGTTTTSPPASTSPPPSATSSTAPPPAPSSSAAAEPGTTTTRGPVEAPPPSSAPVTTSAPVTTASAPAVTTTTVAPGTTEAPAATPPVVGEAEVEVEVEVEVPTQQAPTVERPEIAAPVATTTVVLPLPGGGSTEE